A portion of the Enterobacter sp. SA187 genome contains these proteins:
- a CDS encoding alpha/beta fold hydrolase: MKSFTSSVAGCQIRYHDLPGPGEPLVFIHGLGCASSFEYPRVVMDPAFSPRRVILIDLPGSGYSDKPAYYSYSTTDQAQAVTELLTDIGLTQFWLYGHSMGGSIAIEVATAMQASLLGLIVSEPNFYKGGGQFSRGIAAISQDEFIAGGYQGLIDNEESPWKGSLQSTLPLAVWRGATSLVEGIEPEWFSLFTALPVRKQLLFGEWSLPDQDFEAVKSQGIACRIINAAGHSMSWENPTGLAQALSEFCTL; this comes from the coding sequence ATGAAAAGCTTTACCTCTTCTGTGGCTGGCTGTCAGATCCGCTATCACGATCTGCCGGGGCCTGGCGAACCGCTGGTCTTTATTCACGGGCTGGGATGCGCCTCGTCCTTTGAATATCCGCGTGTCGTCATGGACCCGGCTTTCTCACCACGTCGGGTGATCCTGATTGATTTACCGGGCAGTGGCTACAGTGATAAACCAGCGTATTACAGTTACTCCACCACCGATCAGGCTCAGGCGGTAACTGAATTGCTGACGGACATTGGCCTGACGCAGTTCTGGTTATACGGGCACAGCATGGGCGGTAGCATTGCCATTGAAGTGGCCACCGCAATGCAGGCATCACTTCTGGGACTAATTGTATCGGAGCCAAACTTTTATAAAGGTGGCGGCCAATTCAGCCGCGGGATTGCGGCAATCTCACAAGATGAATTTATAGCCGGAGGTTACCAGGGCTTAATTGATAACGAAGAGAGTCCATGGAAAGGTTCTTTGCAGAGCACTCTGCCGCTCGCCGTCTGGCGCGGAGCAACATCACTGGTTGAAGGTATCGAACCTGAATGGTTTTCCCTCTTTACCGCCCTGCCGGTTCGTAAACAGTTACTGTTCGGGGAATGGTCTTTGCCGGATCAGGATTTTGAAGCGGTTAAGTCACAAGGAATAGCGTGCCGGATCATTAATGCCGCAGGCCACTCTATGTCATGGGAAAACCCGACAGGACTGGCGCAGGCATTAAGCGAGTTCTGTACGCTATAA
- the topA gene encoding type I DNA topoisomerase, producing MGKALVIVESPAKAKTINKYLGNDYVVKSSVGHIRDLPTSGSAPKKSADSATTKTAKKPKKDERGALVNRMGVDPWNEWDARYEVLPGKEKVVAELKAIAEKADHIYLATDLDREGEAIAWHLREVIGGDDSRYSRVVFNEITKNAIQQAFEKPGELNIDRVNAQQARRFVDRVVGYMVSPLLWKKIARGLSAGRVQSVAVRLVVEREREIKAFVPEEFWEIDASVTTPSGDALPLQVTHQQDKPFRPVNREQTMAAVSLLEKARYTVTDREDKPTSSKPGAPFITSTLQQAASTRLGFGVKKTMMMAQRLYEAGHITYMRTDSTNLSQDAVSMVRGYISDNFGKKYLPESANQYASKENSQEAHEAIRPSDVAVLAESLKDMEADAQKLYQLIWRQFVACQMTPAQYDSTTLTVEAGEFRLKARGRTLRFDGWTKVMPQLRKGDEDRTLPAVNKGDVVSLVELLPAQHFTKPPARFSEASLVKELEKRGIGRPSTYASIISTIQDRGYVRVENRRFYAEKMGEIVTDRLEENFRELMNYDFTAQMENSLDQVANHEAEWKGVLDNFFTDFTGQLEKAEKDPEEGGMRPNQMVLTSIDCPTCGRKMGIRTASTGVFLGCSGYALPPKERCKTTINLVPENEVLNVLEGDDAETNALRAKRRCVKCGTAMDSYLIDPKRKLHVCGNNPTCDGYEIEEGEFRIKGYDGPIVECEKCGSEMHLKMGRFGKYMACTNDECKNTRKILRNGEVAPPKEDPVPLPELPCEKSDAYFVLRDGAAGVFLAANTFPKSRETRAPLVEELHRFRDCLPEKLRYLADAPVADPEGNKTVVRFSRKTKQQYVSAEKEGKATGWSAFFIDGKWVEGKK from the coding sequence ATGGGTAAAGCACTCGTCATCGTTGAGTCCCCGGCAAAAGCCAAAACGATCAATAAGTATCTGGGTAATGACTACGTGGTGAAATCCAGCGTCGGTCATATCCGCGATCTGCCGACCAGTGGCTCAGCACCCAAAAAGAGCGCCGACTCCGCCACCACCAAAACGGCCAAAAAGCCTAAAAAGGATGAACGTGGCGCGCTGGTCAACCGCATGGGCGTTGACCCATGGAACGAATGGGATGCACGCTATGAAGTGCTTCCGGGCAAAGAAAAAGTCGTTGCCGAACTGAAAGCCATCGCTGAAAAAGCGGACCATATCTATCTCGCAACCGACCTTGACCGCGAAGGGGAAGCCATTGCCTGGCACCTGCGGGAAGTGATCGGGGGCGATGACTCGCGCTACAGCCGCGTGGTGTTTAACGAAATCACCAAAAACGCTATCCAGCAGGCGTTTGAAAAGCCGGGTGAACTGAATATCGACCGTGTAAATGCTCAACAGGCGCGCCGCTTTGTGGATCGCGTGGTGGGTTACATGGTGTCGCCGCTGCTGTGGAAAAAGATCGCCCGCGGCCTGTCTGCCGGACGCGTTCAGTCCGTGGCGGTGCGTCTGGTGGTCGAGCGTGAGCGCGAAATCAAAGCCTTTGTCCCGGAAGAGTTCTGGGAAATCGACGCCAGCGTTACCACGCCTTCCGGCGATGCGCTGCCGTTGCAGGTGACGCATCAGCAGGACAAGCCTTTCCGTCCGGTTAATCGCGAGCAGACTATGGCGGCGGTAAGCCTGCTGGAAAAAGCGCGCTACACCGTTACGGATCGGGAAGATAAGCCCACCAGCAGCAAGCCTGGCGCGCCTTTTATTACCTCCACGCTTCAGCAGGCGGCCAGTACGCGCCTTGGCTTTGGCGTGAAGAAAACCATGATGATGGCGCAGCGTCTGTACGAAGCGGGCCACATTACCTATATGCGTACCGACTCCACCAACCTGAGTCAGGACGCCGTCAGCATGGTGCGTGGCTATATCAGCGATAATTTCGGTAAAAAATATCTGCCGGAAAGCGCCAATCAGTACGCCAGCAAAGAAAACTCCCAGGAAGCGCACGAAGCCATCCGTCCTTCCGACGTGGCGGTGCTGGCAGAGTCCCTGAAGGATATGGAAGCGGACGCGCAGAAGCTGTATCAGCTGATCTGGCGTCAGTTTGTCGCCTGTCAGATGACGCCAGCGCAGTACGATTCCACCACCCTGACCGTGGAAGCGGGCGAGTTCCGCCTGAAGGCGCGTGGCCGTACGCTGCGTTTCGATGGCTGGACGAAGGTGATGCCGCAGCTGCGTAAGGGCGATGAAGATCGCACGCTGCCGGCGGTGAACAAAGGCGATGTGGTATCCCTTGTGGAACTGCTCCCGGCGCAGCACTTTACCAAGCCGCCTGCGCGTTTCAGCGAAGCATCCCTGGTGAAAGAGCTGGAAAAACGCGGTATCGGTCGTCCGTCGACCTATGCTTCTATCATCTCGACCATTCAGGATCGCGGCTACGTGCGTGTAGAAAACCGCCGCTTCTATGCCGAGAAAATGGGCGAAATCGTCACTGACCGTCTGGAAGAGAATTTCCGCGAGCTGATGAACTACGATTTCACCGCGCAAATGGAAAACAGCCTTGACCAGGTTGCCAACCATGAAGCGGAATGGAAAGGCGTGCTGGACAACTTCTTTACCGACTTCACCGGCCAGCTTGAAAAAGCGGAAAAGGATCCGGAAGAAGGCGGCATGCGTCCGAATCAGATGGTGCTGACCAGTATCGACTGTCCGACCTGCGGTCGCAAAATGGGTATCCGTACCGCCAGCACCGGCGTGTTCCTCGGCTGTTCCGGCTATGCGCTGCCGCCGAAAGAACGCTGCAAAACCACCATTAACCTGGTGCCGGAAAACGAAGTCCTTAACGTGCTGGAAGGCGACGACGCCGAAACCAACGCCCTGCGTGCTAAGCGTCGTTGCGTGAAATGCGGCACCGCTATGGACAGCTATCTGATCGATCCCAAGCGTAAGCTGCACGTCTGTGGTAACAACCCGACCTGCGACGGCTATGAAATCGAAGAGGGCGAATTCCGCATCAAAGGCTATGACGGCCCGATCGTGGAGTGTGAGAAGTGTGGTTCTGAAATGCACCTGAAAATGGGGCGTTTCGGCAAGTACATGGCCTGCACCAACGACGAATGCAAAAACACGCGTAAGATCCTGCGTAACGGCGAAGTCGCGCCACCGAAAGAAGATCCGGTGCCGCTGCCTGAGCTGCCATGTGAAAAATCAGACGCCTATTTTGTACTGCGCGACGGTGCGGCAGGGGTATTCCTGGCGGCGAACACCTTCCCGAAATCCCGTGAAACCCGCGCACCGCTGGTGGAAGAGCTGCATCGCTTCCGCGATTGTCTGCCGGAAAAACTGCGTTATCTGGCCGATGCGCCTGTCGCGGATCCAGAAGGCAACAAAACTGTCGTTCGCTTTAGCCGTAAGACTAAGCAGCAGTATGTTTCCGCCGAGAAAGAGGGTAAAGCGACCGGCTGGTCTGCTTTCTTCATCGACGGGAAATGGGTGGAAGGTAAGAAGTAA
- the cobO gene encoding cob(I)yrinic acid a,c-diamide adenosyltransferase yields MSEDRYQQRQQRVKEKVDARVAAAQDERGIIIVFTGNGKGKTTAAFGTATRAVGHGKKVGVIQFIKGTWPNGERNLLEPHGVEFQVMATGFTWDTQNRESDTAACTAVWEHGRRMLADASLDLVILDELTYMVAYDYLPLEEVISALQNRPPQQTVIITGRGCHRDILELADTVSELRPVKHAFDAGVKAQMGIDY; encoded by the coding sequence ATGAGTGAAGATCGTTATCAGCAGCGTCAGCAGCGCGTGAAAGAGAAAGTCGATGCGCGCGTTGCCGCCGCCCAGGATGAACGCGGCATTATCATCGTCTTTACCGGCAACGGCAAAGGCAAAACCACCGCGGCCTTCGGCACCGCGACACGCGCTGTCGGACACGGCAAAAAAGTGGGAGTGATCCAGTTTATCAAAGGTACCTGGCCTAACGGCGAGCGCAATCTGCTTGAGCCGCACGGTGTGGAATTTCAGGTGATGGCCACCGGCTTTACCTGGGACACGCAAAATCGTGAATCGGACACCGCCGCCTGTACCGCCGTCTGGGAGCATGGCCGCCGGATGCTGGCGGATGCCTCTCTGGATCTGGTGATCCTGGACGAGCTGACCTACATGGTGGCCTATGACTATTTACCGCTGGAAGAGGTTATCAGCGCCCTGCAAAATCGTCCCCCGCAGCAGACGGTGATTATTACCGGGCGCGGTTGTCATCGTGACATTCTGGAACTGGCGGATACCGTCAGCGAGCTGCGTCCGGTTAAACATGCTTTTGATGCGGGCGTAAAAGCGCAGATGGGAATAGATTATTGA
- a CDS encoding YciN family protein, translating to MHENIQPIDRQSLLAEANRIIREHDDFIQGIEATDVTERNGVLVFSGDYFLDEQGLPTSKSTAVFNMFKHLAHVLSEKYTLAD from the coding sequence ATGCACGAGAACATTCAACCTATCGATCGCCAGTCACTATTAGCTGAAGCTAACCGAATCATCCGCGAGCATGACGATTTTATTCAGGGCATCGAAGCGACGGATGTCACTGAACGCAACGGCGTGCTGGTGTTCAGCGGCGACTATTTCCTTGATGAGCAAGGCCTGCCGACGTCGAAAAGTACGGCGGTGTTTAATATGTTCAAACACCTGGCCCATGTGCTGTCCGAAAAGTATACCCTTGCGGACTGA
- the rnm gene encoding RNase RNM codes for MSDTNYAVIYDLHSHTLASDGLLSPEKLVHRAVEMRVGTLAITDHDTTDGIAAAQAEIERAGLALTLIPGVEISTLWENHEIHIVGLNIDSTHPAVCELLDEQKARRQQRAQLIAERLEKAHIPGALEGAQALAQGGAVTRGHFARFLVASGKANNVADVFKKYLARGKTGYVPPQWCTIKQAIDVIHHSGGKAVIAHPGRYDLSAKWLKRLLAHFAEQGGDAMEVSQCQQAPNERTQLAAYAQQFGLLASQGSDFHQPCPWIELGRKLWLPAGVEGVWTSWEQPQNTNERAV; via the coding sequence TTGAGCGACACGAATTACGCAGTGATTTACGATCTTCATTCCCACACTCTCGCTTCAGACGGTTTGCTTTCACCCGAAAAACTGGTGCACCGCGCGGTTGAGATGCGCGTCGGTACGCTGGCGATCACCGATCATGACACCACCGACGGCATCGCCGCCGCGCAGGCCGAAATCGAACGCGCGGGCCTGGCATTAACGCTCATCCCCGGCGTGGAAATCTCAACCCTCTGGGAAAACCATGAGATCCATATCGTCGGCCTCAATATTGATAGCACTCATCCGGCGGTGTGTGAACTGCTGGACGAACAAAAGGCGCGACGCCAGCAGCGGGCGCAGCTTATCGCCGAACGGCTTGAAAAAGCGCATATTCCCGGCGCGCTGGAAGGGGCGCAGGCCCTGGCGCAGGGCGGTGCCGTGACCCGTGGGCATTTCGCGCGTTTTCTGGTCGCCAGCGGCAAAGCCAATAACGTGGCGGATGTATTTAAAAAATACCTCGCGCGGGGGAAAACCGGCTACGTTCCGCCACAGTGGTGTACAATAAAACAAGCTATTGATGTCATTCATCATTCTGGCGGCAAAGCGGTTATCGCCCATCCGGGGCGGTATGATTTGAGCGCTAAATGGCTGAAAAGACTGCTGGCGCACTTCGCCGAACAGGGCGGCGACGCCATGGAAGTATCGCAATGTCAGCAGGCGCCTAACGAGCGCACCCAGCTTGCAGCTTATGCGCAACAGTTTGGTTTACTGGCTTCGCAGGGCTCGGATTTCCATCAGCCCTGCCCGTGGATCGAACTGGGTCGTAAGCTCTGGTTACCCGCAGGCGTGGAAGGGGTGTGGACATCGTGGGAGCAGCCACAGAACACCAATGAGAGGGCAGTATGA
- the rluB gene encoding 23S rRNA pseudouridine(2605) synthase RluB translates to MSEKLQKVLARAGHGSRREIETIIEAGRVSVDGKIAKLGDRVEVQPGLKIRIDGHLISVKESVEQICRVLAYYKPEGELCTRNDPEGRPTVFDRLPKLRGARWIAVGRLDVNTCGLLLFTTDGELANRLMHPSREVEREYAVRVFGQVDDNKLRELARGVQLEDGPAAFKTIKFSGGEGINQWYNVTLTEGRNREVRRLWEAVGVQVSRLIRVRYGDIPLPKGLPRGGYTELDLAQTNYLRELVELKPETESKVAVEKDRRRVKANQIRRAVKRHSQTSNPRPASTGRRSSTRNKTNG, encoded by the coding sequence ATGAGCGAAAAACTACAGAAAGTGCTGGCGCGTGCCGGCCACGGCTCACGCCGTGAAATTGAAACCATTATCGAAGCGGGTCGCGTCAGCGTAGACGGCAAAATTGCTAAGCTGGGCGATCGCGTTGAGGTTCAGCCGGGCCTGAAAATCCGTATCGACGGACATCTGATCTCCGTAAAAGAATCCGTTGAACAAATCTGCCGCGTGCTGGCCTATTACAAACCCGAAGGTGAGCTGTGTACGCGCAACGATCCGGAAGGGCGTCCGACCGTATTTGACCGTCTGCCGAAACTGCGCGGCGCGCGCTGGATCGCCGTAGGGCGTCTTGATGTTAATACCTGCGGCCTGCTGCTGTTTACCACCGATGGTGAACTGGCGAACCGTCTGATGCACCCGAGCCGTGAAGTGGAACGTGAATACGCTGTGCGCGTTTTCGGTCAGGTCGACGATAACAAGCTGCGTGAACTGGCCCGTGGTGTTCAGCTGGAAGACGGCCCGGCCGCCTTTAAAACCATCAAGTTCAGCGGCGGCGAAGGCATCAACCAGTGGTACAACGTCACCTTAACCGAAGGGCGCAATCGTGAAGTGCGTCGTTTGTGGGAAGCCGTTGGCGTGCAGGTCAGCCGCCTGATCCGCGTTCGCTACGGCGATATTCCGCTGCCGAAAGGCCTGCCGCGTGGGGGTTATACCGAACTGGATCTGGCGCAGACCAACTACCTGCGTGAGCTGGTGGAGCTGAAACCGGAAACCGAATCAAAAGTGGCCGTCGAGAAAGATCGCCGCCGGGTGAAAGCGAATCAGATCCGCCGTGCGGTAAAACGTCACAGCCAGACCTCAAACCCGCGTCCGGCATCAACCGGTCGCCGCTCAAGCACTCGTAACAAAACAAACGGTTAA
- a CDS encoding anthranilate synthase component 1: MQTQKPALELLTDDAVYRENPTALFHQICGARPATLLLESADIDSKNDLKSLLLVDAALRITALGDTVTINAFTANGASLLPLLDAALPSGVENIKTDNSRVLRFPPVSALLDEDARLCSLSVFDAFRLLQTLVTLPADEREAMFFGGLFAYDLVAGFEELPALAQDNNCPDYCFYLAETLLVIDHQKQHTRIQASLFTPQAAERDRLTQRMATLRQQLHDLPVALPVESIASMRCDCNQSDEEYGAVVREMQKAIRAGEIFQVVPSRRFSLPCPSPLAAYDVLKKSNPSPYMFFMQDADFTLFGASPESSLKYDANTRQIEIYPIAGTRPRGRRADGSLDRDLDSRIELEMRTDHKELSEHLMLVDLARNDLARICTPGSRYVADLTKVDRYSFVMHLVSRVVGELRHDLDALHAYRACMNMGTLSGAPKVRAMQLIAGAEGTRRGSYGGAVGYFTAHGDLDTCIVIRSAYVENGVATVQAGAGVVLDSVPQSEADETRNKARAVLRAIATAHHAQETF, encoded by the coding sequence ATGCAAACGCAAAAACCAGCACTCGAACTTCTTACTGATGATGCGGTGTACCGTGAAAATCCAACGGCGCTGTTTCACCAGATCTGCGGCGCGCGGCCGGCGACGCTGCTGCTCGAATCCGCAGACATCGACAGCAAAAATGATTTAAAAAGCCTGCTGCTGGTGGATGCCGCGCTGCGCATTACCGCGCTGGGTGACACTGTCACCATCAATGCCTTTACCGCCAACGGCGCGTCCCTGCTGCCGCTGCTGGACGCGGCGCTGCCCTCAGGCGTGGAAAATATAAAAACGGATAACAGTCGTGTATTGCGCTTCCCGCCGGTTAGCGCGTTGCTGGATGAAGACGCCCGCCTGTGTTCGTTGTCGGTGTTTGACGCCTTCCGCCTGCTGCAAACGCTGGTCACACTGCCTGCCGATGAGCGTGAAGCGATGTTCTTTGGCGGTCTGTTCGCCTATGACCTGGTGGCAGGTTTTGAAGAATTACCGGCCCTGGCGCAGGATAATAACTGCCCGGATTACTGTTTTTACCTGGCGGAAACGCTGCTGGTGATCGATCACCAGAAGCAGCATACCCGTATCCAGGCAAGCCTCTTTACGCCGCAGGCCGCCGAGCGCGATCGCCTGACGCAACGAATGGCAACGCTGCGCCAGCAGTTGCACGACCTGCCCGTTGCGCTGCCGGTGGAATCCATCGCCTCCATGCGCTGCGACTGTAATCAGAGCGACGAGGAGTACGGCGCGGTAGTGCGCGAAATGCAGAAAGCGATCCGCGCCGGGGAAATTTTCCAGGTGGTGCCGTCCCGCCGCTTCTCCCTGCCCTGCCCGTCGCCGCTGGCGGCCTATGATGTGCTGAAGAAAAGCAATCCCAGCCCGTACATGTTCTTTATGCAGGATGCCGATTTCACCCTGTTCGGCGCGTCGCCCGAGAGCTCGCTGAAATATGACGCAAACACCCGCCAGATTGAAATCTACCCCATTGCCGGGACGCGCCCGCGCGGGCGTCGTGCCGATGGCTCGCTGGATCGCGATCTGGACAGCCGTATTGAGCTGGAGATGCGTACCGATCATAAAGAGCTGTCAGAGCACCTGATGCTGGTGGATTTAGCGCGTAACGATCTGGCCCGCATCTGTACGCCGGGCAGCCGTTATGTGGCGGATCTGACCAAAGTCGATCGCTACTCCTTTGTGATGCACCTGGTTTCCCGCGTGGTGGGTGAACTGCGCCACGATCTGGATGCGCTGCACGCTTATCGCGCCTGTATGAACATGGGTACCCTGAGCGGGGCGCCAAAAGTTCGCGCCATGCAGCTCATCGCCGGTGCCGAAGGTACCCGCCGCGGCAGCTACGGCGGCGCGGTGGGTTATTTTACTGCCCACGGCGATCTCGACACCTGCATCGTCATTCGTTCCGCCTACGTGGAAAACGGCGTCGCCACCGTTCAGGCGGGCGCAGGCGTGGTGCTGGATTCTGTGCCGCAGTCCGAAGCCGATGAAACCCGTAATAAAGCCCGCGCCGTCCTGCGCGCCATTGCCACTGCACACCACGCACAGGAGACGTTCTGA
- a CDS encoding YciK family oxidoreductase — translation MYYQPQRDLLQNRIILVTGASAGIGEETARTYARHGAQVILLGRNDEKLRRVAQAVADECGQMPRWFTLDMETCTPADCEQLAQTLAAHYSRLDGVLHNAGLLGDICPMDQQNPQVWQRVMQVNVNATFFLTQALLPLLLKSEAGSLVFTSSSVGRQGRANWGAYAASKFATEGMMQVLAEEYQSRHLRVNCINPGGTRTGMRASAFPTEDPQKLKTPADIMPLYLWLMGDDSRRKTGLSFDAQPGRKPGISQ, via the coding sequence GTGTATTACCAGCCACAACGAGATCTACTGCAAAACCGCATCATTCTGGTCACCGGCGCCAGCGCAGGTATTGGCGAAGAAACCGCGCGTACCTATGCCCGCCACGGTGCCCAGGTGATCCTGCTGGGGCGTAACGACGAAAAGTTGCGCCGGGTTGCGCAGGCCGTTGCGGATGAATGCGGGCAGATGCCGCGCTGGTTTACGCTGGATATGGAAACCTGCACCCCTGCCGACTGTGAACAGCTCGCGCAGACGCTTGCCGCGCATTATTCGCGGCTGGATGGTGTATTACATAACGCCGGTCTGCTTGGCGATATCTGTCCGATGGATCAGCAAAATCCGCAGGTCTGGCAACGGGTGATGCAGGTCAACGTCAATGCCACCTTTTTCCTCACCCAGGCATTGCTTCCTTTATTACTGAAATCAGAAGCCGGTTCGCTGGTATTTACCTCCTCAAGCGTTGGACGTCAGGGTCGCGCCAACTGGGGCGCTTATGCCGCCTCCAAGTTTGCCACCGAAGGCATGATGCAGGTGCTGGCAGAGGAGTATCAAAGCCGTCATCTGCGGGTAAACTGCATTAATCCGGGCGGAACCCGCACCGGTATGCGCGCCAGCGCCTTCCCGACGGAAGATCCGCAAAAACTGAAAACGCCGGCGGATATTATGCCGCTCTATTTATGGTTAATGGGCGATGACAGCCGTCGCAAAACCGGCCTGAGCTTTGATGCTCAGCCAGGACGTAAACCGGGAATATCGCAATGA
- a CDS encoding L-threonylcarbamoyladenylate synthase, translating to MSQFFYIHPDNPQARLINQAVEIVRKGGVIVYPTDSGYALGCKLEDKGAMERICRIRQLPDGHNFTLMCRDLSELSTYAYVDNVAFRLIKNNTPGNYTFILKGTKEVPRRLLQEKRKTIGLRVPSNPIALALLETLNEPMLSTSLMLPGSDFTESDPEEIKDRLEKHVDLVIHGGYLGQQPTTVIDLTDDSPVILREGVGDVKPFL from the coding sequence ATGAGTCAGTTTTTCTATATTCACCCGGACAACCCGCAGGCGCGGCTGATTAATCAGGCCGTGGAAATTGTGCGCAAAGGCGGGGTGATTGTTTATCCAACCGATTCCGGCTATGCGCTGGGGTGCAAACTGGAAGACAAGGGCGCCATGGAGCGCATTTGCCGCATCCGCCAGCTGCCGGACGGCCACAACTTTACCCTGATGTGCCGCGATCTGTCGGAGTTGTCCACCTACGCTTATGTGGATAACGTGGCGTTCCGTCTGATCAAAAACAACACGCCCGGCAACTACACTTTTATTCTGAAAGGCACGAAAGAAGTGCCGCGCCGGCTGTTGCAGGAAAAACGTAAAACCATCGGCCTGCGTGTGCCATCCAACCCCATCGCCCTGGCGCTGCTGGAAACGCTCAATGAGCCAATGCTTTCCACCTCGCTGATGCTGCCGGGCAGCGATTTTACCGAATCCGATCCGGAAGAGATCAAAGATCGCCTGGAAAAACATGTCGATCTGGTCATCCACGGCGGTTACCTTGGCCAGCAGCCAACAACGGTTATCGATTTAACCGATGATTCGCCGGTGATCCTGCGCGAAGGCGTCGGGGACGTTAAACCTTTCTTATAA
- the sohB gene encoding protease SohB — MELLSEYGLFLAKIATVVLAIVVVAVLIVNLAQRKRQRGELRVTRLSEQYKEMQEEVSVALLDDHQQKLWHKAQKKKAKQDAKAAKASAKQGTPVTATKPRVFVLDFKGSMDAHEVNSLREEITAVITIAGPEDQVVLRLESPGGVVHGYGLASSQLQRLRDKNIPLTVAVDKVAASGGYMMACVADKIVAAPFAIVGSIGVVAQIPNFNRFLKSKDIDIELHTAGQYKRTLTLLGENTEEGRQKFRESLNETHDLFKEYVKQMRPSLDIDQVATGEHWYGVQALEKGLVDEVGTSDDLLLGLIKEREVIGIRYAQRKKLMDRFTGSAAEAADRLLLRWWQRGEKPLL, encoded by the coding sequence GTGGAATTACTGTCTGAATATGGGTTGTTTTTGGCAAAGATTGCCACCGTTGTGCTGGCGATTGTTGTCGTGGCGGTACTGATTGTAAATCTTGCCCAGCGCAAGCGTCAGCGGGGTGAATTACGTGTCACCAGGCTGAGCGAACAATATAAGGAGATGCAGGAGGAGGTCTCCGTCGCGCTGCTGGACGATCACCAGCAAAAGCTGTGGCATAAAGCGCAGAAGAAAAAAGCGAAGCAGGACGCGAAAGCGGCGAAGGCCAGCGCGAAGCAGGGCACCCCGGTTACGGCCACGAAGCCACGGGTTTTTGTGCTGGATTTCAAAGGCAGTATGGATGCCCATGAGGTGAACTCCCTGCGCGAAGAGATCACCGCGGTGATCACCATCGCAGGGCCGGAAGACCAGGTGGTGCTGCGTCTGGAAAGTCCCGGCGGCGTGGTGCATGGCTACGGGCTGGCGTCTTCCCAGCTCCAGCGCCTGCGCGACAAAAACATCCCCTTAACGGTGGCGGTGGATAAAGTGGCGGCCAGCGGCGGCTATATGATGGCCTGCGTGGCCGATAAGATCGTGGCTGCGCCTTTCGCCATCGTCGGCTCTATCGGCGTGGTGGCGCAAATCCCGAACTTTAACCGCTTCCTGAAAAGCAAAGACATCGACATCGAGCTGCACACCGCCGGGCAGTACAAGCGTACGTTGACGCTGCTGGGTGAAAACACCGAAGAAGGGCGGCAGAAGTTCCGTGAGAGCCTGAATGAGACGCACGATCTGTTTAAAGAGTATGTGAAGCAGATGCGTCCGTCGCTGGACATCGACCAGGTCGCCACTGGCGAGCACTGGTATGGCGTACAGGCGCTGGAAAAAGGACTGGTGGATGAAGTGGGCACCAGCGACGATCTGCTGCTGGGGCTGATTAAAGAGCGCGAGGTGATCGGCATCCGTTACGCCCAGCGTAAAAAGCTGATGGACCGCTTTACCGGCAGTGCGGCGGAAGCCGCTGACCGCCTGCTGCTGCGCTGGTGGCAGCGCGGTGAAAAACCGTTGCTGTAA